From the genome of Persephonella sp., one region includes:
- a CDS encoding CdaR family protein — MEKIKEIILNNIHLKILSLLVAFLLWLNITSTQKTQIEFMTEIKVKNPPKHLIIQRIEPSKVSIQIEGIRSKLNQVNISHIEAYIDGRKLKKGKNIVKVQVSPLFTDSFTVISIKPEKVYVYTTSK, encoded by the coding sequence ATGGAAAAAATAAAAGAAATTATTTTAAATAATATACATCTGAAAATCTTATCCCTGCTTGTTGCTTTTCTCCTTTGGCTTAATATAACCAGCACCCAAAAAACACAGATTGAATTTATGACCGAAATAAAAGTGAAAAATCCACCTAAACATCTAATAATCCAGAGAATAGAACCATCAAAGGTGTCCATACAAATAGAAGGTATCCGTTCAAAATTAAATCAGGTCAATATATCACATATTGAGGCTTATATTGATGGAAGGAAATTAAAAAAGGGCAAAAATATAGTTAAAGTTCAGGTTTCCCCTCTCTTCACAGATAGTTTCACGGTAATATCCATCAAACCTGAGAAAGTATATGTCTATACAACCTCAAAATGA
- the cdaA gene encoding diadenylate cyclase CdaA: MFDSIQWLIGIIKSIRINDIIDILIVATIIYYLLKFIIGTRGWQILIGLFILLSIWLVAKILHLPTIEWIFDNLWSIGIFILIVVFQPEIRRGLAKLGERGLFRYSLISKKKAIDEIIRAATFLAERKIGALIVFERNIDLENYTEGCVKLNAEISLELLISIFIPQTPLHDGAVIIRDQEVVSARCFLPLTINPNIPKNIGTRHRAGIGISEETDAVALIVSEERGEISLAVDGKLFRDLDPLTLRKKLIEVLEIEKPDFIGKLKNKLFGKKKWKK, encoded by the coding sequence TTGTTTGATAGTATCCAGTGGCTTATTGGGATAATCAAGTCAATACGAATCAATGACATAATAGATATCCTTATTGTTGCCACAATTATTTATTACCTTTTGAAATTTATTATTGGAACAAGAGGCTGGCAGATACTTATAGGCTTATTTATCCTTCTATCTATATGGCTTGTTGCAAAAATACTTCATCTTCCAACAATTGAATGGATTTTTGATAATCTGTGGAGTATTGGAATATTTATTCTTATAGTTGTTTTTCAGCCGGAAATAAGAAGAGGACTTGCAAAATTAGGAGAAAGGGGACTTTTCAGATATTCACTTATTTCCAAGAAAAAAGCCATTGATGAAATCATAAGAGCAGCAACATTCCTTGCTGAAAGAAAAATTGGAGCATTGATTGTTTTCGAAAGAAATATTGACCTTGAAAACTATACAGAAGGCTGTGTTAAATTGAATGCAGAGATTTCCCTTGAACTGCTTATTTCTATTTTTATACCCCAAACACCTCTCCATGATGGAGCAGTGATTATAAGAGACCAGGAAGTAGTTTCTGCAAGATGTTTTTTACCTCTTACAATAAATCCAAATATCCCCAAAAACATAGGAACAAGGCACAGAGCAGGAATAGGAATATCAGAAGAAACCGATGCAGTTGCTTTAATTGTTTCAGAGGAAAGAGGGGAAATATCTCTTGCTGTTGATGGAAAACTATTCAGGGATTTAGACCCTCTGACCCTCAGAAAAAAACTTATAGAAGTTCTTGAAATAGAAAAACCTGATTTCATCGGAAAACTAAAGAATAAATTGTTTGGGAAAAAGAAATGGAAAAAATAA
- a CDS encoding GGDEF domain-containing protein — MAKNPLEYKEDFQTNQERIFYLFTIVGVFSTVTFAIINIYFGNITIGIIEIVLSSLAVLNAIYFKKTKNFEIAATNILILVFLVLMALIKTGGFKNHGIFWIYTFPLLTFFLKNKKIALLWNLIFIFSVFILLLLSIKGFTKIAYDFYTIFEAMSAYLAVTFLAYFYADTLRKLMEKLIDKAIYDPLTGLFNREFVIQYLKKEIEKIKRGQENSLCVIYIDLDNFKQINDKYGHVVGDDVLKGIAKIFLKNFRKSDVIGRIGGDEFLIVITSCKKDFIEDRLKLLRKTVENQFKEYNLSFSYGIILIPDDTLNSEDAIRLADQRMYKNKMRTS, encoded by the coding sequence TTGGCTAAAAATCCTTTAGAGTATAAGGAAGACTTTCAGACAAATCAAGAAAGAATATTTTATCTTTTTACTATTGTAGGTGTTTTCTCTACAGTAACTTTTGCCATAATAAATATATATTTTGGAAATATAACAATAGGTATTATAGAAATTGTTTTATCTTCTCTTGCAGTTTTAAACGCCATTTATTTCAAAAAAACAAAAAATTTTGAAATAGCAGCGACAAATATTTTAATTTTAGTTTTTTTAGTTTTAATGGCATTAATAAAAACCGGTGGATTTAAAAATCATGGTATTTTTTGGATATATACCTTTCCTCTTTTAACATTTTTTTTGAAAAATAAAAAGATTGCTTTACTGTGGAATTTAATTTTCATTTTTTCTGTCTTTATTCTTTTGCTTTTATCAATAAAGGGTTTTACCAAAATTGCCTATGACTTTTACACTATTTTTGAAGCAATGAGTGCATATTTAGCGGTAACTTTTTTAGCCTATTTTTATGCTGATACACTAAGAAAATTAATGGAAAAGTTGATTGATAAAGCAATTTATGACCCTTTAACAGGACTTTTCAACAGAGAATTTGTTATCCAATATTTGAAAAAGGAAATAGAAAAAATAAAAAGAGGACAAGAGAACTCTTTGTGTGTAATTTATATTGATCTTGATAATTTTAAACAGATAAATGATAAATATGGCCATGTAGTTGGAGATGATGTATTAAAAGGTATTGCAAAAATATTTTTAAAAAATTTTAGAAAATCAGACGTAATAGGAAGAATAGGTGGAGATGAATTTTTAATAGTTATAACTTCATGTAAAAAAGATTTTATAGAAGATAGATTAAAACTGCTTAGAAAAACTGTAGAAAATCAATTTAAAGAATATAATCTTTCTTTCAGCTATGGAATTATTCTGATCCCGGATGATACTCTTAATTCTGAAGATGCTATCAGATTGGCAGACCAAAGAATGTATAAAAACAAAATGAGAACATCTTAA
- a CDS encoding DUF2103 domain-containing protein, which produces MKYRKKGIKKEHHIIEDGEELLEDLVKKGLVKSIIPGRIKTTPKGQPGNPRLTFQYETNSGAKLLLKKGSTVQEVFVITDNVQALKEYIAEKYKNR; this is translated from the coding sequence ATGAAATACAGAAAAAAAGGTATTAAAAAGGAACATCATATTATTGAAGACGGGGAAGAACTACTTGAGGATTTAGTAAAAAAGGGGTTGGTGAAGTCTATCATTCCAGGTCGAATAAAAACCACTCCAAAAGGCCAGCCGGGAAATCCTCGTCTTACATTCCAGTATGAAACCAATTCAGGTGCAAAACTCCTTTTGAAAAAAGGTTCAACAGTTCAAGAGGTTTTTGTGATTACAGATAACGTTCAGGCTTTGAAAGAATATATAGCTGAAAAATATAAAAATAGATAG
- the folP gene encoding dihydropteroate synthase, which produces MNSIPHIIPENQTIYKILIPDPFQEPIIVKNEDEFKDLITKLKKEGKNEIARQLTEKWVNLHKETFKINHKGKFLNLGHKTAIMGILNITPDSFSDGGVFYKNIDKAVEHVSQMLENGADIIDIGGESTRPGATPVPVEEEMERVIPVIKAIRKELGDNFLISIDTYKAEVAKAAINEGADIVNDISGMTFDPKMAETVAQLDCPVVINHTRGRPTEMQKDVYYDDVVLEIIEFLENQINYGISKGIRKDRFIIDPGIGFGKLVEHNIEIIKRLSEFKVLGLPILIGISRKSFIGVILKNLMGKDDVPPKDRINGSLGATAYAVLNGAHIVRTHDIKETAEFLTIIDTIRGYRLV; this is translated from the coding sequence ATGAACTCAATTCCCCATATAATTCCTGAAAATCAAACTATTTATAAAATTCTCATACCTGACCCATTTCAAGAGCCTATTATTGTCAAAAATGAAGATGAGTTTAAAGATTTAATCACAAAATTAAAAAAAGAAGGAAAAAATGAAATAGCCCGCCAGCTTACAGAAAAATGGGTAAATCTTCACAAAGAAACTTTCAAAATCAATCACAAGGGAAAATTTTTAAATCTCGGACATAAAACAGCAATTATGGGAATTTTAAATATAACTCCAGATTCTTTTTCAGACGGAGGAGTCTTTTACAAAAATATAGATAAAGCTGTTGAGCATGTATCCCAGATGCTTGAAAATGGAGCAGACATAATAGATATTGGCGGAGAATCTACAAGACCCGGTGCAACCCCTGTTCCTGTTGAAGAGGAAATGGAAAGGGTAATTCCTGTCATAAAAGCCATAAGAAAAGAGCTTGGGGATAACTTTTTAATCTCAATAGATACCTATAAAGCAGAAGTTGCAAAGGCTGCAATTAATGAGGGAGCAGATATAGTAAATGATATTAGCGGCATGACATTTGACCCTAAAATGGCAGAAACTGTAGCACAACTTGACTGTCCTGTGGTTATAAATCATACCCGTGGAAGACCAACAGAGATGCAAAAGGATGTATACTACGACGATGTTGTCCTTGAAATAATAGAATTTCTTGAAAATCAGATAAACTATGGAATATCAAAGGGTATAAGAAAAGACAGATTTATAATAGACCCGGGAATAGGTTTTGGAAAGTTAGTAGAACATAATATTGAAATCATCAAAAGATTATCTGAGTTCAAAGTCTTAGGTCTGCCAATTTTAATAGGCATTTCCCGAAAATCATTTATTGGAGTAATTTTGAAAAACCTTATGGGAAAAGATGATGTTCCGCCGAAAGATAGAATAAACGGTTCTTTAGGGGCTACAGCTTATGCTGTTTTAAATGGAGCTCATATAGTTAGAACCCATGATATAAAGGAAACAGCAGAATTTTTAACAATTATAGATACAATTAGAGGTTATAGGCTTGTTTGA